The DNA sequence ACCCGTAGTCATCATGGAATCTTTAGCACTCGGAAGACCTGTTATTAGTACATACGTTGCAGGAATTCCTGAATTAGTAGTTGAAAATGAATCAGGCTGGTTGTGTTTTGCGGGAGATGTAGAAAGTTTAACGGAAAAATTAGAAAAGGTATTGAGTTTATCCCCAGAAAAATTAAATCAAATAGGAATAATGGGCAAGAAAAAAGTTAAGTATAATCATGATATAGAAACAGAAGCGAAAAAGTTAAAAAACTTGTTTGAGATAGTAGTTACAAACTAATGGCTCCAAAAGCGGATAAACTAGCACAGAATATAGATAGTATCAAAAGTTTTCTCAGAAGAAAATTAGCCACTTATCCTGAATTAAATGAAGTAATTGAAAAAATTAAATATATAGAAAAAACATTAAGTGAAAAAAAACTAACTCTACAAATTATTAGTAATAATGAAACCCTTAATCAGGGATTGTTTGACTTAATTAGTAATTATCCAGAATTTACGCAAACCTATCATATTAAATATGATTTAACTCCTTCTTCTCCCTTACCCATTTCTCCTCAAATAAAAAATACTCTAACTCTGAAAAGATTAATAGTTGATTCCACAGAAATTATAGAAGAATATATCCTTCAAAAAGATCATAATTATTTAATAGGCAGATGTCCTGAAAATCCTATATTTTTAGATAACACTATTTATCAAGGAATTTCATGGAAACACGCTGAAATAAATCCTATAGAAAATAAGCAAGGAGAAACAAGATGGCAAATTACAGACTTAAATAGTAGCAATGGAACTTTTATTAACGGAGAAAAATTAAATGGTAGTATTATTTTAAATAATTGTGATAATATTACCCTTGCTTACCCAGAATTAAAAGCAAATATTCCTTGTTTTGAAATTAAACAAGAATCAATTAATCCGTCAGAAAATATAAATAATGAATATCGAGATATTATTGACTGTGATTTACTTTTGTTAATTTTGGAAAATAATAATTTGAATCAGAATGAAAAAGAATTTTTAGTTAACTTAGATGTTTCTTTTCTCTCTAAAGTTTTTATCATAGTAGATTTTGCTGAAGAAAAAAATATTCATTTAGAAGAAACCAATACTAATTTAGAGAATCAAATAAACTTGTTAAACATAGAATATAAACCAGAATTATTGTTTCTTAATTTAAAGGCTTATTGTCAAGAAGAAAGGCAAGAGAATTTAAGCAAAATAGAGCAAAAGAATCAAGATAAATTTATCAAAGTATTGACTAATATTATTAAACGTCAACCGGAAAATATCTTAGCAAAAAGATTAATTGCTAAATTAAATCCTTTAATATCACCTTTAGAACAAATTTTAATTCAAGAGGATGAAGAATTAAAAGAAAAAATTAAAGAATCTCAAGATAAACTCACTAAAATTACTCAAAAAAATTGGAAAGAAATAAGTAAAAATGCTCTAAGTAATGTAAAAGAAGAAAAAGATAAATTTTTTAAGCAAATTAAATCAGATTTAGCTCAAGCAAAAAGTTCAGTTTTAGATAATTTTAGTAAACGCAGTATTGTTGGAAAAATTCAAAATTTTGTAGATGAATTACAACCAACAATTTTTAAAAAACAAGGACAACCTCATGTAAAATTGCTTCCTACTCATGGGGATGTTAATGCTGATTTGAATGAAGTCTTGATAAAATTCACAACCAATAGTGTAGAAAAATGGGCTTTAAAAGAATGGGATAAAATTATTAATCACTATAATCATGGAGGCTTAAATGATTTATTAAAAAGAGTTTATACCTATGTTGATGTTATACCTGATTTATTTTCTGAATCTCCTTTTCTTCCCCCTGCTGAATTAGATATTGCTAATAATTTTCTGATTTCTTTTATGGGTATTGAAAGTGAGGTGCGTCATAAACAAGTTTCTATGGGAGGCTATATTATGAAAACCTTACGGGC is a window from the Cyanobacterium sp. Dongsha4 genome containing:
- a CDS encoding FHA domain-containing protein, which gives rise to MAPKADKLAQNIDSIKSFLRRKLATYPELNEVIEKIKYIEKTLSEKKLTLQIISNNETLNQGLFDLISNYPEFTQTYHIKYDLTPSSPLPISPQIKNTLTLKRLIVDSTEIIEEYILQKDHNYLIGRCPENPIFLDNTIYQGISWKHAEINPIENKQGETRWQITDLNSSNGTFINGEKLNGSIILNNCDNITLAYPELKANIPCFEIKQESINPSENINNEYRDIIDCDLLLLILENNNLNQNEKEFLVNLDVSFLSKVFIIVDFAEEKNIHLEETNTNLENQINLLNIEYKPELLFLNLKAYCQEERQENLSKIEQKNQDKFIKVLTNIIKRQPENILAKRLIAKLNPLISPLEQILIQEDEELKEKIKESQDKLTKITQKNWKEISKNALSNVKEEKDKFFKQIKSDLAQAKSSVLDNFSKRSIVGKIQNFVDELQPTIFKKQGQPHVKLLPTHGDVNADLNEVLIKFTTNSVEKWALKEWDKIINHYNHGGLNDLLKRVYTYVDVIPDLFSESPFLPPAELDIANNFLISFMGIESEVRHKQVSMGGYIMKTLRANMMQIMMMATMLLAILGQKMGKNEIFGQLSQWFQRFPFLLGLAVFALIFFLTNSYNQDNNLKLEEAEDKLKKEVNTYYQSLSKNLIEKVIQDINLALEYEGNRIDSALERVQEIYGDYISEMEKQQVIIKANLESLKEKEKSLSKEIIEFKKLAKT